AATTTACTTGCTACTTCTAAACCAATGTTTTCTTGTGCTTCTTTAGTACTACCACCAATATGTGGTGTTAGAATTACATTATCAAAACCACGTAATGGTGATACGAATTCATCATCATTACCTTTTGGCTCAACAGGGAATACATCAATAGCAGCACCGGCTATTTTCTTGTCTGTCAATGCTTGTGCAAGTGCTTCTATATCCACAACGGTACCGCGAGAAGCGTTAATAAAAATAGCGCCTTTTTTCATCGCAGTAAACTGATCTTTACCTATCATATACTGTGTTTGAGGTGTTTCTGGTACATGTAAACTAACAACATCAGCTTCATTTAATAGTGATTTCAATGAAGATGATTGACTTGCATTACCTAAAGGTAATTTAGTTTCTATGTCGTAAAATCTAACACGCATACCTAATGTTTCGGCTAAAATACCAAGTTGAGTTCCAATATGTCCGTAACCAATAATACCGAGTGTTTTACCACGAGCCTCAAAAGAGCCTACTGCTGATTTTAACCATTCACCACGATGTGCTTTTGCACTTTTTTCTGGAATACCACGTAGCAGTAATAATGCTTCGCCTAATACTAATTCAGCAACAGAACGAGTGTTAGAAAAAGGTGCGTTAAATACTGGAATACCACGTTTTTTAGCTGCTTTGATATCAACTTGGTTTGTTCCAATACAAAAACAGCCAATAGCGACAAGCTTTTTAGCATGAGTTATTACTTCATCAGTTAGCTGAGTACGAGAACGAATACCGATAAAATGCACATCAGCTATTTTGGCAATTAAATCATCATTAGAAAGTGATGTTTTAATATACTCAATATTCGTATAACCTTTCTCTTTTAACTCCTCAAGTGCGCTTTGATGAACACCTTCAAGTAAAAGGATTTTTATTTTGTCTTTTGCTAATGATTTTTTGCTTATTGTCATAAGGTATGGCTTCACTTATTTAAGTTAGAATTACATTGTTAGTAAAAAAGTCAGTTAAATAAAAGTCAGCTAAATAAAACGTTTAGATGGCTAGATATCTATAATTTCAGTAAGATAACATATAGCGTATAAACTCTAAAGAAAATATTTAAGCAAACAAATCAAGTGTTTGATTTTTATGTTTATTTATCTGATTGCTTAGGTGAATTAGTTCGGTGAATGAGCGCTAGGTGTTCTAAATTATATTTTTATTATTTAATGTAAATTAATTTAATAACCTATAAGTATATGATATTACTTAATAACTTTAATGCCGCTAGCGCTACCAAGGATCAATACATCAGCACCTCTTGCGGCAAATAAACCATTTGAGACAACACCAACAATAGCATTAATATCAGCTTCTAACTTTTTAGCATCAATAATCTTTAAGTTATGCACATCAATAATGATATTACCATTATCAGTAATAACACCTTGACGATATTCAGGGTCGCCGCCAAGTTTTACTAATTGTCGAGCAACATAGCTACGCGCCATAGGAATCACTTCAATTGGTAATGGGAAAGTACCTAATATGTCAACTAACTTTGAATCGTCAGCGATGCAAATAAATTGATTGGCAACAGCGGCAACAATTTTTTCTCTTGTGAGTGCAGCACCACCACCTTTGATCATGGTTAAATACTCGTTAACTTCATCAGCACCATCAACATAAACATCTAAAACACCAATGTTATTAAGATCAAATACCTCAATGCCATGTGCTTCCAAACGTTTAGTCGACTCATCAGAGCTGGAAACTGCACCTTCTATATCATCTTTAATCGTTGCTAAAGCGTCAATAAAGTAATTAACGGTAGAGCCAGTACCAACACCAACAATAGTGCCTTCTTTAATAAATTCTAATGCTTTATATGCTGCTGCTTTTTTCATTTCATCTTGTGTCATGAGTTTGCCTTATAGGTGTTTAGCTATTTTTAGTATTTCATTAATAGCGCAGATTATAGCAGTAGCTTGTTAAAAAGACAGTAATAGCAATTTATACTAAGTTGGTATTAACTAAATTGAATTAGTTCTTTTTAGATTAAAATTGTAAGTGTGAGTGGGGGTGATAATTTTTGGCAATGGTATATCCCAATTTTCTACAGGAATAGTCTCGACTTGTTGGCAATCATGAGCAAGCCCTATTGGATAGAAGTGATGTTGTTGCCAATTGGCAAGTGTTCTATCGTAAAAGCCACCACCCATTCCTAATCGAGCACCCTTATCGTCAAAAGCAACTAATGGTGTGAATAAAAGATCAAGTTGGGCTAATGGGCAAATTTTATTGACGGCTAATTTAGGTTCAAAAATACCATAGCTATTTTGTATCATTACGCTATTTTCTTCATATAAAAGGAATAGCAAATGACCTGAACAAAATGGATGTAAAACGGGCAAATAAACATGTTTATTTTGTTGCCAGCACCAACGAATAAATGGCTGTAAATCTAATTCGCCGTCATTAGCTAAGTACAAAGCAATATGTTGAGATTTTTTTACAAAAATACTTTTTTTTAATGTTAATAATAAAGCCTGAGCAGCTTCTTGTTGAAATGTATTTGTGAGCTCTTTTCTTCTGCTACGAATTGTTTTTCTAATTGAGTTTCTATCGCAGTATTGGGTTGGTATTAATAAAGATTTAGTCATTTAATATTTCTTAATTGAAAATAAAGGTGGGTGTATTGAAACACCCACCTAATGCTAAATAAAAGTTAATTAAGCATTATTATTTGCTAAATTAGGATTAGTCTTTGTTTCATTTTCATCTGATACATTTTCCCAGAATCGTGACTTGAAACCTATTAGTAAAACAATCAAACCAATACTAATCGTAAATAAGCTAATTTGTATGTATAGCGAAGGTATTTGAGAAACATTATTTGGATCATAATTACCTGCTAATAAACCTGAAATGATATTTCCAATAGAATAAGTTAATACAAAAATACCCATCATTTGTCCTGCAAAGCGTTTTGGTGATAATTTACTTACCGCACTCAACGCTACAGGGCTTAAGCATAATTCACCAACAGTATGTAAGAAATAAGTCGCCACTAACCAATAAGGCGCAATTTTCATTCCTGACGCTGCATATTGTGCTGCAAAAAACATAACAATAAAGCCGCTGCCCATAATAATTAAACCAATTGCACATTTTATTCCATAAGAAGGACTTACAAGTCTTTTTCCTAAATTAATCCATAAAGCAGCAAAGAAAGGAGATAATAAGACAATGAATATAGAATTTAACGATTGAAACCATCCTGTTGGTATTTCAAATGAGCCGACGATACGGTCAGTATAATCACGAGTAAATAAGTTCATTGAAGAGCCTGCTTGCTCAAAACCAGACCAAAAACAAGCGGAAGCGACACAGATAATAAGTAGCGCTATGAGTTTTTTCTTTTCAGCAACAGATAAAGAACCACCGAAATAAATAGTGGCATAGTAAACGACGAAAATAGCAGAAAAAGCAACAGCAACATATTGCGCAATAGTTACCGGTACAATTGTAACAATACCTTGAAATATGGCATAAGTTAACGCTGCAACGCTAGCTAAAAATATAGCGATAATAGTCCAACTTAATTTTTGTGCCTTTTTTGATAAAGGATAAACTGGTTTTGCGCCAACACCATTAAGGTTAGGTGTTGTAATTTTGTACTGAATTAAGCCTACAGCCATACCTATGGCAGCAGCACCAAACGCCCAGTGCCAACCTTGATTTTCCATTAGATAACCACAAACACCGTAACCTATGATTGAACCTATATTAATACCCATATAATAAATGGCGTAACCACTGTCACGACGAACATCTTCATCAGAATATAGTTGACCAACCATGGCACCAATATTTGGTTTTAATAAGCCTGTACCTAAGACAACAAAAATCAAACCAATAAAGAATGAATACTCGCTAGGAATAGCTAAAATGATATGACCAATCATAATGATGATACCGCCATACCATACGGCTTTTTGTCCACCCATTAATCTATCAGCGAGCCAACCACCGGGAAGTCCCATAAAATATACACAACCTGTGTATAATCCGTAAATTGCAGCTGCTGAAGCAACG
The sequence above is a segment of the Colwellia sp. 20A7 genome. Coding sequences within it:
- the serA gene encoding phosphoglycerate dehydrogenase, with the protein product MSKKSLAKDKIKILLLEGVHQSALEELKEKGYTNIEYIKTSLSNDDLIAKIADVHFIGIRSRTQLTDEVITHAKKLVAIGCFCIGTNQVDIKAAKKRGIPVFNAPFSNTRSVAELVLGEALLLLRGIPEKSAKAHRGEWLKSAVGSFEARGKTLGIIGYGHIGTQLGILAETLGMRVRFYDIETKLPLGNASQSSSLKSLLNEADVVSLHVPETPQTQYMIGKDQFTAMKKGAIFINASRGTVVDIEALAQALTDKKIAGAAIDVFPVEPKGNDDEFVSPLRGFDNVILTPHIGGSTKEAQENIGLEVASKLAKYSDNGSSLSAVNFPEVSLPEHSLPGETGTSRLLHIHHNQPGVLTKINQAFAENNINIASQYLQTDSEIGYVVIDIESSDSAQALKALKAIDGTIKARILH
- the rpiA gene encoding ribose-5-phosphate isomerase RpiA, with amino-acid sequence MTQDEMKKAAAYKALEFIKEGTIVGVGTGSTVNYFIDALATIKDDIEGAVSSSDESTKRLEAHGIEVFDLNNIGVLDVYVDGADEVNEYLTMIKGGGAALTREKIVAAVANQFICIADDSKLVDILGTFPLPIEVIPMARSYVARQLVKLGGDPEYRQGVITDNGNIIIDVHNLKIIDAKKLEADINAIVGVVSNGLFAARGADVLILGSASGIKVIK
- a CDS encoding 5-formyltetrahydrofolate cyclo-ligase, whose amino-acid sequence is MTKSLLIPTQYCDRNSIRKTIRSRRKELTNTFQQEAAQALLLTLKKSIFVKKSQHIALYLANDGELDLQPFIRWCWQQNKHVYLPVLHPFCSGHLLFLLYEENSVMIQNSYGIFEPKLAVNKICPLAQLDLLFTPLVAFDDKGARLGMGGGFYDRTLANWQQHHFYPIGLAHDCQQVETIPVENWDIPLPKIITPTHTYNFNLKRTNSI
- a CDS encoding peptide MFS transporter: MSSKPAKDFFGQPSGLKTLFFTEMWERMSYYGMRMLLVLFMTATLQEGGLSLTVASAAAIYGLYTGCVYFMGLPGGWLADRLMGGQKAVWYGGIIIMIGHIILAIPSEYSFFIGLIFVVLGTGLLKPNIGAMVGQLYSDEDVRRDSGYAIYYMGINIGSIIGYGVCGYLMENQGWHWAFGAAAIGMAVGLIQYKITTPNLNGVGAKPVYPLSKKAQKLSWTIIAIFLASVAALTYAIFQGIVTIVPVTIAQYVAVAFSAIFVVYYATIYFGGSLSVAEKKKLIALLIICVASACFWSGFEQAGSSMNLFTRDYTDRIVGSFEIPTGWFQSLNSIFIVLLSPFFAALWINLGKRLVSPSYGIKCAIGLIIMGSGFIVMFFAAQYAASGMKIAPYWLVATYFLHTVGELCLSPVALSAVSKLSPKRFAGQMMGIFVLTYSIGNIISGLLAGNYDPNNVSQIPSLYIQISLFTISIGLIVLLIGFKSRFWENVSDENETKTNPNLANNNA